The Anas acuta chromosome 1, bAnaAcu1.1, whole genome shotgun sequence genome segment CAGGGAATGTagcgacaggacaaggggtaatggctttaaactaaaggagggtagatttagattagatacaagaaagaaattcttcactcagtgtgatgaggcactggtacaggttgcccagaaaagctgtagatgtcccatccctggtAGTGTTCAAGGCAGGccggatggggctttgggcaagctgatttagtgggaggtgtccctgcccatggaggTCTTTAACCTCCCTTCCAATgcgagccattctatgattctatgatctataTCGTTATGTATCCAAAACAGCATTTGATGCTGGATTGAGTGTGGGCTGTTGCATGTTTTTTAAGTTAGCAGGAGGCATGGGTTAGATAGCCAATTCCCCTGAAGTGAATGAAGCAAAAGGATATGGCTCTGAATACGAACCTGAAAATGTTGCCTGTCTATTTCAGTGTTGTTAAGTTAGGGCAATTCTGCTTCTGGCAGAAGACATGATCATTTGCACACAAGTAATAtgacaattttcttctttttttcactgctttaagCCCTCGCTTAAGGGCTGCTTTTTAGCAGATACAGCATGATTAATTTACTGCCATTTGGCACCTAGGCTCAGACTAGGATTCtgttataaattaaatatttgtttagatATTGTTTCTGTCCATAAATTTCATACCTGAGGTTGgtttctatgtatttttcttccaatgtAAAACTTCAAGTTTGCTGGTGTAGCAAAAGGAGACTTTTAGTTCAGCTACCTGGATATAGTAAGCATTCATCTTCAGCAAGGGCCAAGGCTAACCTAGTCAGCTGTTCACTGGAGCAGGCCAGGACCTTTCACATGATCTGATAACACTGATCAGCTTTTAGAGTCATAAACTGCAGCCAAAAAGTAGTAAAAAGCAATTATAAGGGCAGCAAAACTCTAAATGAAGCAGATATCTGTCCATACAGTGGCAATTTAATTGGTACTTACATTAATATACATACATGCCACGTCTTTCCATTGTAGTCTGCTTAAGGGCAAACCATTTTCTAAGGCTTTGGCCCTACCATATCCAAACCCAGCTGGGGTAGTAGTAGTAATCTAGTCCCAGATGCTTTTTATGCCTCCAACAAGCAGTCCCAATGGGGCCTGTCTACATCAAGCACAACAAACTGCTCTGTACTCTTGATCTGAGCCAAACCAGCCAGTTTGGCCTAGGGTGGACTAAATAATGCTCATACAAAATGTTCCTCTAATAGATCCCTGGGTCTGCTGTGCTCTTGAGGATGATCATGTGGCTATGGCCTATtgactgaaattaaaatgatggTACCTTACTTAAAAGCAATTTATCTAAGAATTGGAAAAGGATAATCCCATCGCTTGCAAAAGCCTGGATTTCAAATGTCTGGCTGGGTACCTTGAGACTTCTGCAAACCTACTGTTTCTGTTGGTCTTGCCAAAGCAGGATTTTTAGGAGTGCTGGAAATCTCTTTGATGGTGATGCACTGAACAAAACAGCCAAATGTAAAAATAGGTCTCTTGATTGTACAATTTAGAGTTATTGCCTTCTTTCCTGAGCTACAACATGTCAGGAAAGCAGGAAATTCCAACATGGTTTATAACAGTTTGTGAAACCAGCAAGCACAATTTTATGCAGGTCTGCCTCAAATGAGTTGACACTAGAGGACTTAGCTGGTGTAGTGACCAGAGCAGTAAAAGTCTGGTCTAAAGCAATCCGCTCTTATCTGTGTTGTATCTACACAGTAAGAGATCTACTGAGAAACTTAAAGACAAAATTATGGTCATCTTGctgagaatatatatatatatatatattaaatgaaataaaattaaaagcattcaaGAAATGTAAGTCAAGAGTCTGATGTTTCATGTCTTCTCTGAGTAGCTCACTTACCTCACCACAATTCTTTTAAATACCCAACCTGCAACCTTACACACACTCAGTTTCTACTACAAGGTTAAACAGTACAGAATGGACAACTGTTTCTACAGGATTTCTTAATCACAAAGTCAAAAAATAATGGATTGAGAAACCTAGTTATCGGTGTAATCATTTGTCTATATATTTACCATATTCTTTCCTGTCCCGGTTGATGATTTACATCCCGCAAAACAGGCTGTCATGTAAGTGATCCCATTGTCCCCACATACAGGATCCCACTGATCCACCTCACAGCTGCAATCAGCATTGCAACTGGCCATGAAGCTGTTTTTGGGGGAGGAAAGTTGTTTCAATCtggatgaaaacagaaagaaataaaataattatttagtaGAATTAAATATTCTAAGAAAACATCAGGGAGCAAGCAGGAAAAGTGAGTAGAAAGTGAAGCAATCAACAAGGACAGATATCTGCTACCATCTAGATAACTGTGAAGTTGTTGTATGGAGGCAAAGTTAATTTAAGCTAAACCAAAGTTCTCTTGATATTTTTCATCATCCAATAGCATTTTTCTGGATTGTTGCTGAAAGGGTATGGAACTTGAAAACTAGGTATTTTTTGACTGGAAGTGAATATTTGATATTACTTTTTCGTTTGAAAGTTCTTCCCAAGGATAACAAAATCATATCTAAAATCTCTTATCACTtgtgtcatagaatcattagggttggaaaagatcatctggtccaaccatcaccctactatccatgtcacccactaaaccacgtaGACTGGCCTTGCTTTCCCCTAGCAGTAGAGATCATACCATGCTAGAagtgacaaaacaaaactacataaaaatataGCAGCAAGATATCCTTGATAGTTGTTCACTTAGTCAGAGCTGGGTAGTGGCAATGAAAGTTGCATAGGTCTGAGTGGGAAGTGCTGCTTCCACATTAGCTCTGTTTGTGTTCAGCAACAGCCCTGCACCTGAATCAGGCTTGAACACAGTTTCTTATCAGATATAATTTCTTGCAGTAGCATATCATGGACCTCTGTGTCTTCCACCTTGATTAACATTTCTGTGAGAAACACCAAATTCAGGCTCCAAGGAGCTAAACTAAGTGGATGACAACTAGAACTGAGAATGTAAAAAGTGGCCAGAAGTTCTAAGGGCATGGTAGCAGAGCTcaattttcagaaagtgttaGGAGACCACTGTCCACAAATAACCCCTGCTTTGAAATGATTCCCTATTCAAAGTGTTgaaaatttgccttttcttccttcctgtcaATCCAAAACATACCTCAAGTGGTCCACATTTCTCTTAAGTcctttagaaaggaaaataattgtgtAGTTCTTTAAGTTGGTAAAGAGGTATGTAACTCCATACTAACCAGAACAATCGTGTCACATGATAAATTCTCCACTAACAGTTCGCCTGGGGAATCTGTAATTGCTCTTTCAGTATTCACTGCCTTGATGTTTCTGCTTATTCTTTAACTCACTCTGCAGTATCAGATGATGTGCTCAACCACAGCTATCTCCACTGGATAAACCTCTGACATCTTTTATGTAACTATCCTTGGAGCTGACCTAGGTTTCAGGTTTGTCAAGATACCTAGGTATTTCCCTGAACATAGGCTTAGTTTCAAAAAACACAGGCCTGAGTTTCTGTCTGAATTGAAAATCTATCAAGCCCTGCTGGATTTGGTTTAATCCTTTTAAATCCCTTGAAATTTGTTGGACCTGACTGAACTAAACTTAAACAGTAGTCAATTGTGGCAAGCTGCTGGGGTCAGCAAAATGTTCTCCAGGATGCATGGCCACAGCCCTGGTGAGGGAGGGGAAACGTTTCTGTGGGCAGCACACCATCCTGCCATAACAATTTTCTACTTCTCAGCTGAAAAGATGGACACAGGCAGGTTGGCAGCTCCAGGTACCAAGAGAGGATGGAAACTGAGTACCTGTTCAGGTCAGTAACTACTGATCTAGAGGATGATCCCTTCTAGAGGCAAAGCTATTGGGGGGGGCTTTGGTGAAGCCATTTTCCACACTCTTTTTAGCTCCCGCTCCCTGTGTTGTAGCAGGGGACCAACTTTAAAGTTTTGAAATAGactataaaaaattaaattgcatcTTAATTAGAAATCTGCCAGCATTCAAGGGTATACTGACAATATAATTCAATAAacactttagaaaaataaacatccagtttaaatgacatttcaaaaagaaaataaagatattctTCATATCCTCAGCACTAGGTATCATTTCATCCTCACATTTCTGTTTAAGCAGAGAGGATTTTCTTGTATCACCTGCAAAGGAGCAATAAAGTGATACATGTATAATCACAGCAGCTCCACTGTAGTTGAAATCACACTGACTGACAAAAGCAGGTGACCTAATACACTTcaatttcaatgaaaattaattctttcAAACAGACTGTACATATATGCTTATATTTTATGCAAGAGTGAGTAGCAATATGCTACAGTAAATCAACAGTAAGGCCGTGTATAATccaaattcaaattcaaatgtTTCCTAGGTTAGAAGGTTTGTCGTCCAGATTAGTTTGGATTGTAAAACCGGATTAGATTATGAGAGTAGAGGAAGACTACTAAGTGTGTGTACCATGTTCTGCATGAGGCAGGTAACAATCATGGAACAAAACACGGCCAACACAAACCAAAGGGAATACGAACCCAGAGTAGGGCACTGTCAGACCAGCCAGCTGGAGCACCTCACAACTGCATGTAAAGTACAACAGGTTTAATAGATACGCTACTATAAAGGAGATGCATGCAAACTTTGTTATTCCAGTTATGTCAAGTTTGAATTTCTTGATCAGATAGCCTCCTAGAAACATCCCCAGGATTGTGATGGGCAACAGTATCACacctgtaaagaaaaaataacagaaagatgTTAACTGTTGTCACTTGGATAGACCGTTTTTAGAATAAGTGTCAGGTACTGGTAGTTTCCAAAAAAATCAGATACTGACCTTTTTTTGGACAGATCCTTTGAGGTTCTAGGAATTTTTATTACCTGTAAACAATttagcttttttcttcattttcttttgaattttaaaagcccAGTGTGGAATTTCCTACCTTTTATTACACTGTTGTTTGTATGCATACTGATGTAAGAAATTCTAAACAGGTGCCTGGTAGAAACTGGagtaaataatacaaatatCTTAGCTCATGGGTATTTCTTCATCTAAAGTAAAGCCTTACACTTCCTGACAGCTACCAAAAAAATCCCCAGAGCAGAACATGAAAGAAATCTCTGTCTGGTTTTGCATCAGGTTCCATCTTGCTCTGAGAGTTAATCGGTTCAGCACTTCACAAACTCCAGTTCCAATACTTAGATGCCAAGCAGAGAGTTTTTGCAAGGTTTTATTGTgaagggtttatttttttcctcagtgtttttttgttgtttggtctttttttttttttttttttttttgaaaatgtaattcaaaacaagacaggaaaaatagaGTTCTTCCCACTTTTGTCTCTGACccacagcaaagaaaattgcCTTCAGATTCATGTAATGAAATACAAGTTCTGCAATGTCCTCAAATACCCCGGTATCTTGCCATGTTATGAGATCATATTAATCCATCACTTtaagattaatataatttctgcatttttatttatttatttatttatttttttagaacaCTACAAAGAACTTATTTGTAAGGGAACCAGAAAATAGAAGAAGAGTTTTGAGCTGAATGAAATGACCTGGAATTTTACTGTTTGGTTCCCCAttgtatataatatttatatttgtaatgaaaactgaagagtATTTATACAAaggttttattctgaaaaagatGATCAGAAGTGTCATTATAAATTTTctaaattatacttttttttttcttttagttgaTATTTAGTTTCATTTTGTGTAGATTTTTTGGTCCCAAAAGCATAAACCCAACctcattcttttaaaaaggtttcagccaaaaaaaaatatatatatatctttccaGTTCTAATAACCCTCTAGCTGACTAAACTGGGTAGATGAGGAAAATTAGCACTAAAATTAACATCCAGTTTCAAAACATAgtagaaaattaataaatttctATGTACTTTTTGCTCACCATAAAAGTTCAAATAAGGTCCTCCTAAAAGGGATACAAAATAGCcaagaaaacttcatttttaatattggaATTTAAAAGTAAAGGCAGGTACCTACCAACTAGAAAGATTGCTCTTGCCACTGATACATTAAATTGCTGTTCCATAAACTTTGTCTCATAGGTTATCAACCCAACAAGAGAATTGTACTGCAGAATGGTGAGGAACACATACACCAGGAAAACTGGATTTCCAAACAGCTTCTTCAAAGTTGGTAGGAAATCTGTAATGGAGAGATATATGCTGTACACCCTGCTAAACACAGAGAAGAGGTATTTTTGGCATCCTATAGATAATAAGACTAATTTAATTAGTGTCTGTCTTGAAGGTTATAATTCTATGCCTGTCAAAGCACGTTTGCTCAAGTGAGAGTTTTCCCCATTGTCAGCACATGACTTACAGAATTATTACTGCATGACGCAGCAAGGCATGGTGGATGCAGGACTGGGAATCAGAAATTCTAGATTATCTTGTATGTGACAGGACTGTTCACCAGTGGCTTGCAAGGCTGAAAACCAATGCCTGTACAGGATAGCTTCCCTAGAGGAACATTAAGACTCCCTAGTATATACCAGGCGAAAAGGTTGTTGCCTAAAAGCATGAGCCTCCACAAAATGTATGAAATTGCAGGTACACAGTTTTCTGTATTCAGAAAAAGGCTCAGCCAAAGGCAAGAACCTTTCCATCTGGCTGCTGGCACATTTGCCTAAAAGATCACATCAGAGCACTTCACTGGGAAGTGAACTACCACCAAATGAAttcacacacatgcatacatgcAAATAAACCCTCTGGGGACTGAGTACAGCAATGTGTAGTTGGGTCTGGTTTTGCCTGTACTAGGTTAACTCAGCATCACGGAGATCATACATCAGAACCATGGATTTAGTGAGAAATCTTCAGCTGATAAGGTAGTACTTAGCCCCTTGTTTCCCTCACATTTTTTGGTCATGGGAAAGCAGTAACCTGCCAGCTGTGGATTGCTCATTAATGAAGGATGGGATGTTTTCTCCCTCTAATGATTATAGCTGTTTGACTGCTACTGGgttgaaatgagaaaatgctCAATGCAACAACATGACCTTTTTCCAGATGTCTGAtataaaaacagctttaaaacatctttaaacTGTGACTGAAACACACCTTTATcaattaatattaataacatCAATAATTAATATTGTTAATAATATAACAAATGAGAGAGAGCATTTGTGTCCATTATTTGCATTACAAACACTTGCATTGTGCAGAGGATTGCACAAACCCATACTCAGTTCAAAATGGACCCCGAGAGAGAATTCTCATGCTAACATTTGGGCAATAATCATTCACCTTTTACTGCCTCAGAGAACTTCAATTGTGGCTGAACTGAGGGGTCTATTTTACAGTGATCTTGAACAGGCAGATGACTAGTCTTCAGATTTTGCTCTTCTCCTTCTTTCAGTAAGGAGTAAGGCAGAAACCAGAAAGGCAATGAAGCAATGAAGTTGACTGCTCCACAGATAAGCAATCCAAGCCACCAGGCACCAACCCAGCGGGTATCCTTGGGATTTATGCTAATGGCATCTATaaaacagacaggaaaagaGATTAGATATCATGCAGAGCAATTAAATTGTCTATATGTGTCCTTACATGCATTATTTAAACACCAGAACAGGGGTATTTATATTTCACATGAAGAACTGAAATGCAGCCTGTGTCAAATCAGTCCCAGGATGCCAAGCATAAGACACGCCATTGTCTTCATCTGGACCGTTGGTGGAATTTCTGTGCTGCAATCTTCCAGCACTTTCTGTGGGGACAAGTGACAGCAAGAAACCCCTTCACCACTGGAAGAGAACCTCCTTTTCTcaatttcctcctttcctctttcttccattCTCAAACTTAACAGTTTTTCCTTGATGTTGCTCAGATTTTCCATGGGATTAGAGACATGAGTGTGATTTGAACAAGGAAATGAGGTTTCATCAGAATCTTTGGTGCACGCTTTTTAGGAGAATATATTTTTTGCCATCAAAAATAACACGAGCAAAGGCCTTCCACTGTTCTAATGTGGGGACAGCCTTCAATTTGCTCACTTGTTCTCAGTTACGCAGCAAGGGTGCAGAAAGGGCATGTGCCAGCATGTAAAGAGGCCtaaaatgtttctgcagtgaGGGTGAGGACTTAAAGCAAGATCTATCACAGTCACGCTATAGCACTGCAGATactaaaatagaaataacatCAGATTTTGGGTAGGAAAACCCTCtggagagcccccctttttgGAGCAGTAAACTGGGAGTGTGCTTCCTAGCATGTTAGGTTCCTACATACATTTGATGCACTGACTCTTACCGATATCCGCAATGCCAATATCGACCCAGAGGCTGGCACAGAAAGATCCAAGCAGGAAGCCCAGGGTTGGCCCAAACATCCCTGAGGACCTCACCAGGCCTGCAACAGAAGGGAGCAACACAGAAGAGTGAAGAGCATGCTGGGCAGATGTGGACACCTGCTCCtctgagaagagaagaggagagggagagggaaaggaagagggagagggagagggagattttaaaaaacagcacacaTGTAGCAATGGCCTGGACAGGTGTTGtgcagcttttttctttaaggtacTGTATGCTATCAGATAAACTAAGAAACTTGGTGTGCAATAATTTTGCATACATAAAGTTTTTAGATTAACTTCACTCCTGCATAACCTTTAAATTCAAAAGTAACTTAAGTAAGGTAATTTGTTTGTATTGTGATGAGaaaaagccaaataaataaGTTCACTGTGATATTTTCCTACCATATTTTTGTCTATACCCTTTGTAATTAGTaaacaaactaaacaaacagTAAATCATGTAAACATATCAGTTATTCAGCTGCTGCACATTGATATAGCTTAGCCAAGCCCTTGTATTGATGAGTAATTATAGCATAGAACCttgaactgtttttaaaatttacaaCATATGTTGGCCTTAGATGTGCTTTTAATGAAGTTGTGGGTTTAGTAGATACATGCTCATATGCTAGTGCTCAATTCAGTGATGAAATTTCATTAATTCAAACCTTGCATTGGTGAGAAAACTATGAAGGTGGAGTACGTCTCATTAAATAACTTTGAGTATTTTTCCTCTTGCGTGATAAATATGGTGGATACTGTCCCTTAATTACCCATACTATCATTTATGTTTGAGTAAatcagagattatttttttttaatggttattGAAAGCTTATATTTATAGGCCAGATTCtcatatatatcatatatgaTGATATATGTATACGTATAtgtaagtgtgtgtgtatatatatatatatatatatatatatatatacacacatatattgGCAATTCTATGAGCACCTAAAGAGAAGTGAAACATCTGAAGACTGTAAAATATCTGAATAAATTAAGTGTTTGGTGTGGGAAAGTATTTATGAAGTAACCACTCAGTTAGAGCAGCTGGCCTCCACGAAAATGATCCCAGTATTTCTGTTTCCTGATGAAAGTCAGTGGCATGTGGAGACAGATCATTATACTTTTTAGTCATACTAAGCAGTGCCCTATGCAGAAGAGCTTCTCAGGACTGTATGCAGAGTACCAATGTACATTGTACCAGCCCAGGACCATGTTGGTGGTACCTCCTCCTGGTAGAACTACATAAATTAAACGATTCTGTAAAACTCAACCTGAAAACTATTGaatttcctaaggaaaaaagaatcaatTTTCTGTCTCATAGATTTCTATACCCAAGATATTATCTCTATTAAGTTCTGTAAGATAGCTCTAAAAAGcatgatttttacttttctgttcctttataTGGTAAATCTAGTTTTATGATTGTCAATTACCAATTTCATCTTTTCAGTCAATCAATCAATTTAGTCAGAATCTCAGAGGCGATTACAAGTATTTTGGATAATTCCTGAGTGTAACTTCTGAATCTGTCAGTTCTCTTTACAATACTTCCATTTCTGCAACCGGCAGATAACCTCTTCTCAAAAGCCATCTTCGATGGCCTAGCACTGTAGCATTACTTCCTGAAACTGTCTTGCCATTTCTATGATTGTTTCAACTTCACCAAGCTCATTTCAGGGATCAGTTTCATGCACCCCCAGTCAGATATCAAGGTATTAAATCAatttggcaataaattaataagCATGGGCGTATGTCTTTCTGTCTTGGGCAATAAGTATCttccatcaaaacaaaaacaaaatccctaTTAGAAGGAATTTGTTACAACACCCTggcaaggtgttttttgtttgtttgtttgtttgtttgtttccttaggTAACTAATGACTATAAAAAGCTTTCATTAGGAAGTGTGCTGCTTGTAAAATTCAAAAAGTCAGGTAAAAACTTCTGAAGTGCATGTTTGCATTACTGCGATGAAGGATAATTCTCTCATCTGTGGAATGATGATTAAGAATAATTTATTCTCTGAAGCTGTGGTACTAAAAGTGATATGCCAGCTAAGGAAGGTATGATTTCTCACTTCAGAGAAATTAGTATATAACTAAGTTTCTCTTCATCACAGAGAAAGCTGGCACTTGTAGCAGAAGCaactgaaagaaagcaaaaggagcATTCAAGAAATATCCTTCAAAGATAAAGATGAGATcttttctgcattgtttttttttgtctgtatacACCACAGAACTGTCCAGAATAGAGCAGAttgatagattttattttattattattattattattttggtcaGTATTTGCTTGGCTATAGAAATGTTAGAGAAAAGAATGATAAGCATAAAAATCACTCATATGTATATTACCTATGTAGAATGCAGagttttcttctttagaaaAATCATCAATATATGAAACCCCCAGTGGCATAACTGGTGCTTCCCCAATTCCACGTAAAAGGTTCCCCATCAACACAAAGAGCCACAGGTAGGAATTTGATGTTTTCTCACATCCTGCAGgtcataaatatttacatttctgtgaacataattattattctgttattgcaacagaaaaataacataaaatatgtttttcatggCCATGATGGTGTGAGTTTGTATATATCATGGTTTCCAGCTCTTATGTTTTGCTCttatatttgtaataaaaaaaaggtgtaTGAGGTGGGGACAAGCactggaagggaaaagaggatgTATAAAATGAGGTATCCAGCATCAGAGCTTTTGCTTACCTGAATTTTTCATTGTGTTAGGTGTTTCTGTAGTATCTGAGACTGGATGGCCGACAGAGGATGCTGGGGAGCAAGCTGATACACTCGTAGAAGAGTTGTCCACAGTAACAGCTATCCTTTCATAATTATAACTGGAAAACAACTGTGTAAAATACAACTGACACATGAAAGAATCTGTTCTGCAGGAAATGTGTATGAGCCTTATGTTCATGGGCATCTTGCTATGTGAAGGCCGAGTAGACGGACAACTCATTTCGAgcactttcattaaaaaaaaaatagatgaaaaatgaatcttttttaaaatgctgtgacCTTTCTAACCCCAATAGTTTCTTAAGTTAAGGAGGCAAAAAGCTGATTCCAGAGTTTGAGAGATCATTTGTTATACTGAAGAAGGAATACTGAGGAAGAATATATCCACATCAGTCTACATACAACAGTGCTGATGTTTTTCTATGCTTGCACCCAGTTTCTTACCTATGTGACAGATGTGTAACATAAGAGATATCTGTGttagtttaaaaatagcaaGCTCAGGATCTAATAGCAATCTGTGTCTATAAAGAGATTAATGCAGGCCATAAAACCCATGTGGCAGTTTGTATTTAAACAGACAGTTTCTACATCATAGCTGAGTAAATTGAAGCCAGCTTGAGTATATTAATGCTACATTGGGATAAGTGGGGAGTAGATATTCCCTCTGACTGTACAATCAACTGGTaactttaaacattttgatGGATGACATTGAGGTACCCATGGCCACTGGGTTTTTCTGAGTGTTGTAGAGAGTAGGTAATCTTCAGAACTCAGCTGTGAGTTTGGTTTAAATCAGAGATTTCCTTAGTTCAGCTTCTAGCCCATGCTATCCCCTGCAGTGTAGGTTCCCTGCTATTTCACAAGCAGAGCAGTGACTGTGGCCACTTTCTGTATGGTGTTCCACAGATATAATTTTTTCTGTGATCTCCTTATAACAGATTGGTCTTGGAGCTAAAGAGCAGATAAATTACAAGCAAAGGtaaactactttattttttgaggGACAGAGAAGCTTTATTTTCAATTGCTATTCAGTAAGGATGTTGAAGGATTAGAGAGGTATGAATGCTTTTGACAGTTGTGTAAGCAGTATGGCTTAGATCTGAAGGTGTATTTAGATATTTAACCCTCCTGAGGTTAATGGAGATAGATAAATACGTTTGTAATTTTAAAGAGCTCAGCCTGAAAAACTACCATGGAAAATGAAGCCTCTTCCATCAAGATCTCACTAGAATTCATTGAAGTATGAAAATAGGTAAAcattaataatagtaatagaaaTAATCTACCTCTGGAGAAAAATTCAACCTACTTTATCCCTAATTACAGATAAGGCTCCATAGCCAGAACCTTAGGGTCCTCTTTCATTTACCGATTGAAGGAAGTcctattttggaaagaaaacccaaaagtcaatgctaaaaaaaatccacctacTAAAACCATCTTGTTGTCTGCAAGAAATCATGATCGTCAAGGTTTTAATTCATATGTATGATTAAAAACAATCTTCATATGATCAAGTTCAATTAATGCACAATGTCAAGACTCTCCATATTTACCGTCCCATTAGGAACTGAGGCATCACTGACAAAAATGCTCCTAATGACATAATGAGACATCCAACAGCAATTACTTTTGGTCGATGAACTCTTGGTCCAAGGTAGCTCACCAATATCATTACCATTAAGTTACCTGCGTCATCAGGAGAGATAATCAGTAAGATTACAAAATGAGAATATATTTAGAAgtgttatttttccattttcagaaagagtatGCATACCTAACTCAAAGCTGCCATCAATAATACCAACAATTGATGATGAGATTTCAAATCTCCTTTCAATTTGACTGGACATGCTCTTCATGTAGCTTCCAGAAAGTCCTTtggcaaaaaaggaaaaagctagAGCTCCAAGAAATatctgaagagagaaaataattgagTTTGCAAAGCAATAAATTTTTCTTCATGGCTGAATGCCTCggcaacagaaaaatcaatgctttgttttctaattctttGTGGAGTGGTTCCTTccattgcttttattaaaacggaagattttacttttacttttagGACTGCCTCCAAAGCCTCTTCCAgtacaatgaaaacaaatgttgacATGGACTGTGTGTACCTTTTACCTTTCTACCACATActactgttttcttccttagGAAAAACTTGCAGCATAGTTGTTTGTTATTGATTGTATGACTATGGAATGTGTTCATTACTCTTACTACTTCTCTTATTCTGAAAGACATGGATGAAAAGATATACATGCTTAAGGAACTATCACTATGCTTACAACAAATATTTAATCGATTCACTAGTAAAACACAGCCTCATCTTTTAATTGCTGAACACATTTATTGACTTCTGTGTGCTTGGAATAACACCCTAGAGCACTGTTTCCAACACATGTAGTGTAAAACAGTACCACACTCAACTGAATTTTGATAGATCTTC includes the following:
- the LOC137841622 gene encoding solute carrier organic anion transporter family member 1C1-like isoform X5, with the translated sequence MSHYVIRSIFVSDASVPNGTLFSSYNYERIAVTVDNSSTSVSACSPASSVGHPVSDTTETPNTMKNSGCEKTSNSYLWLFVLMGNLLRGIGEAPVMPLGVSYIDDFSKEENSAFYIGLVRSSGMFGPTLGFLLGSFCASLWVDIGIADIDAISINPKDTRWVGAWWLGLLICGAVNFIASLPFWFLPYSLLKEGEEQNLKTSHLPVQDHCKIDPSVQPQLKFSEAVKDFLPTLKKLFGNPVFLVYVFLTILQYNSLVGLITYETKFMEQQFNVSVARAIFLVGVILLPITILGMFLGGYLIKKFKLDITGITKFACISFIVAYLLNLLYFTCSCEVLQLAGLTVPYSGLKQLSSPKNSFMASCNADCSCEVDQWDPVCGDNGITYMTACFAGCKSSTGTGKNMERCCSPLISLMDSLQHLHVLLVLGDPELKAVLQVFHNCSCVEAQGHGLGNSAVLGQCQRESCTKAFPYFLALQTACAFILALGGTPTYMIMFRSVSPDLKSFAVGIETLGGRVLGGLPAPIYFGALIDETCLKWGTKSCGGSGSCRVYDTKAFRNVYLGLIAGLRAGCSLLYIVLFVLIMRRFKPDDKEMTDIKNAERPTSKEPATVNKKEILPGAQTSEESEETYM